TTACCGCCATTTCCAGATTCATGCGAGTTTGCAGTATGCCGCGCAACAGCTCCACATCTCTGTCCTGAATGTGGCGCCGATCTTCGCGTAAATGCAGGGTAATGCAGTCAGCTCCGGCTTGCTCGGCTTCAATCGCAGCCTGGATGGGGTCAGGATAAAGCGTGCCTCTGGCCTGTCGCAAAGTCGCTATATGATCAATGTTTACACCTAATAAAATTTCGCCAATTCGTTCCATTTTTTGTTTCCTTCTAACCGTTACAACGATGAGCGCAGCAGCTCTCTACTCATCAATGGCTTATCCCCCAGCAACCGACTTAAGGCATAACGCAGCAAAGTCTTCGCCTCTTTAAACACAACAGGGTCTACTTCTTCTAGCAATGAACCCTGCGCCAGTACCTGCAGCGTTCTTCCACTAACCCGTACTCCGGCTATCTCGGGCTCGGCATGAGGCACCGGACCGCGATCCATTTGATAATCGTAGCAGGCATCAGTTGCCACGGTAGCGCCGGATACGTCGTATGTTAACGACAAGCCGTACCCCAGGTTATCCAATAACTGTATTTCAAATACTCGCAGAACCCCTTGCAATTGCAAATCTGTAGCAGCCCCACAGAGCAAGCGTAGAGCCGAATCGTATTGGCTGAATAACTCAATTTGGCCCTCCGCTTCGTGTACGCAACGTACAATGACCTCGTTTAGATACAAGCCACACACCAAGGCTCGACCACGCAACGCCATAGCGGTGCCCTGAGGCTCCACTGCGGTCAGGTTCATCAACTCGCCTTGACCGGACCAACTCAACAGCAAGGGTTGAAATGGTTGCAACAGAGCATAATTGCGCGAACGTGCGGATTTTGCACCTCTTGCCACCAACGCTACGCGGCCGTGTTCCGGACTCATAGCGGTAACAATGAGACTGGTGTCACGATAAGCCCGAGAATGAATCACATAGGCAGGCTGCAGTGTTACTCGGCTGAACTTCGTCATAGCATTACGTTACATGACCTCACGACACAGGGGCACTACTCATCATCATGGTAGCCCAAACTTCGCAAGGCCCTTTCATTATCCGACCAACCTTGCTTTACTTTTACCCACAACTGCAAAAACACCTTACCATCGAACAGTAATTCCATGTCCTTTCGAGCCGCCTCACCCACTTTTTTAAGGACCTCGCCTTTTTTACCAATGACGATGGCTTTTTGACCCTCTCGTTCCACCCATATCAAGGCGGATATATGCCGTACCGATTCTTTGAAAGAGAATTTTTCTATCTCCACCGTCAGGTAGTGTGGAACTTCGTCGCCCAAACGGCGTAGCAGCTTCTCCCGCACCAATTCTGCCGCTATAAAACGTTCGCTACGATCCGTAATTTGATCTTCCGGAAATAAAGGCGGACCGGAGGGTAACAACTGACGTATGTGAGTTTCCAGAATCTGCACGCCTTCTGCTGTTTTGGCCGACAAGGGGATAATTTGATGAAACGGATATTTTTCTGTCAGCTGTTGCAAATATGGCAGCAAATCGTCTTTGCTTTTTAACTTATCCACTTTATTGATGACTGCAATGACTGGTAATTTTTGTTTTTTCAATTTATCCAGCACTAACTGATCTTCATCCGTCCACTTGGTGCGATCCAATAATAAAACGATAATATCTACGTCATGCAGGGCGCTGTCTGCCGCCCGGTTCATGTGCCGATTGATAGCACGCTTGGCACCCAGGTGCATGCCGGGTGTATCCACGTACACCACTTGTTCTTCAACCTGATTCTTTATACCGATAATTCGATGTCGGGTGGTCTGAGGTTTGTGTGCTGTGATGCTGATTTTTTGCCCCAACAAAGTGTTGAGCAAAGTTGATTTACCTACATTCGGGCGACCTATGATCGCCACATATCCGCTTTTAAACATTGCGATAATTTCCGGGAAACTGATTAAAACTACTTATGAGAATGGATAAACTCGAGCATTTGCTTTGCAGCCACCTGCTCGGCTTTTCGACGACTGGAACCCGCACCGCTAGTGCGATGGGAAAGGGTTTCCACAAAACATTCCACTTCAAAAACCTGTTCGTGGACGCTGCCTTCCTGGGACAGTATGGAATAAAGCGGCAACTGCATTTTACGTGATTGCAAATACTCTTGTAACTGGGTTTTAGGATCTTTTAGTGACTCATCAATGCTAAGACTATTTAACAACTCTTGAAAGTGATTTTGAACAAAGTCTCGAACCGCTTCCATGCCCCCGTCCATATAGACTGCGCCTACAACCGCCTCAAATGCATCCGCCAAAGTGGAATTTCGCCGAAAACCACCGCTTTTCAATTCCCCTGGACCGAGTTGCAAATAATCACCGAGGTCCAATTTTCGCGCTAATTTCGCCAGAGTTTCGCCTTTCACCAAACTGGAACGGCTCCGGCTTAACTCTCCTTCAGTGGCACGAGTGAAGCGCAAATACAAATGCTCGGCAATGAGAAACCCCAAGATGGAATCCCCCAAATATTCCAACCGTTCATTATTGCCGGCCTGCTTACTCCTATGGGTCAGCGCTTCTTCCAACCAAAGTGGCTCTTTGAACTGGTAATCCAATACTCCCATCAATTGGCGCAACAGTTTTACCCTTTGCGGAGTCAGACGGCGCTTGTTTTTATCTTTAGAAGAAAGTAATGGTTCCTCGAAAGTTTTGTTACTACTGACTTTCTTTCCCGTCAACCTTTGCATCCTCATCGGTGGTAAACCTCACCACTGCATCTACGTTACCCAGTAAAGGCCGACGTACTTCATAATTCACCACAACCGTGGTAGTAGCGCCATCACGTACGATTTCCACGTGTTCGTCCAAATTTACGTTCTTCACATTATCCACGCCGAGACGCTTTGACAAGGTGGATAGAATTTCCTCATCCGTCATTTCCGCCAGTCCGGGATTGGCGTTTAGTTTGGCTACATGGGACTTCACATTGAAATCTTCCAAGTAAACCGGTATCAAGCGGAGCGCCACCAATACCGCGAACCCTCCCACCACTAAGAGGAATGCCATGGATATAGCGGTTAAGCCCATTTGAGTTTTTATATTGCGCATTACACGACTCCCAAAATTGACGTTGATCACAGACTCCGTAAATAATAGCAGCTAAGGTGGCTTTTTGACGCGTATTCAGCGCCGTTAACATAATCTACTGAATAGATGTACCAATTCGATCCCAGGAAATGTAGCCATCGACCGCCCCATCCCAATTAAACCAGATCATAAAGGCACGTCCCACCAAATTTGCCTCGGGTACTGTACCCCAGTAACGACTGTCCTTGCTGTTGTCGCGGTTGTCACCCAACACAAAATAGGAATTTTCGGGTACCGTGAAGGTCAAATCATCCGCGGGCCTGTGATGATTAATCAGTACACTATGACTCAAAGTGTCCAGTTGTTCTGTGGTCATTTTTGCTCCGGACATGGCAACACCTTGCCCGACGCCTAAATAAACCGTATTGCCGCTTTGCGGCATTTCCTCACCATTGATATACACAACTTTATCGCGGTACTCCACTCGGTCTCCGGGCAGCCCAATGATGCGTTTTATGTAGTCAATTGAGGGATCCTCCGGATACCGAAATACAGCGACATCCCCACGCTGGGGTGAACCCACGTCTATTATTTTAGTGTCCAATACGGGCAACCGGATTCCGTAGGCAAATTTATTCACCAAAATAAAATCACCCGCCAATAAGGTTGGCATCATGGAACCCGACGGGATTCGAAACGGTTCCACCAAAAAAGATCTTAGTACCAAAACAATGAGAATAACGGGAAACAGGGAACGTGAATATTCCACTAAAATCGGTTCTTTGCTTACCCGCTCTCTGGCTTCATCCAGAGTTTCATCAGGTCCGGAATCATTTAACTGCAAACTATCGGCGCGACGACGCCTCTTTGGAGCAAACACAAAAGCGTCTATAGCCCAGATGATGCCGGTAATCAACACAGCCAAAACCATCACGGCCGGAAAATCTAAGTGCATTGTTTTCATTTTTTTCCCACATGTAAAACCGCTAAAAATGCTTCCTGCGGAATTTCCACAGAGCCCAATTGTTTCATCCTTTTTTTGCCGGCTTTTTGCTTCTCCAGCAATTTGCGTTTTCGGGTCATATCACCGCCATAACACTTTGCAGTAACGTTTTTTCGCAGAGCTTTCACGTTGGTTCTGGCAATAATGTGCGAGCCAATAGCGGCCTGAATCGCCACTTCGAACATTTGCCGCGGTATAATTTCCCGCATTTTTTCCGCCAATTCGCGCCCACGATAGTGCGCCTGGGAACGGTGAACAATTACGGCAAGCGCATCCACTCTGTCACCGTTGATAAGAATATCCAGTTTAACCAAATCGGCGGTTGAAAAGCGTACAAAATGGTAGTCTAAGGAAGCATAGCCACGACTAACCGACTTAAGCCGATCAAAAAAGTCCAATACGACTTCGTTCATTGGCAATTCGTAGTCTAAGGAAATTTGATTGCCCAAATACAGTAGCTTTTTCTGAACGCCACGTTTCTCTTCACACAAGCCAATCACATTTCCCAAATACTCTTGAGGTACAAGAATACTGGCCACGATAATTGGCTCGCGAATTTCACGAATGTAGTTGGGTTCCGGTAGTTTCACCGGGTTGTCCACATAGATAACCTCACCTTTGGTAGATTCCACTTCATAAATAACCGTAGGTGCGGTAGTGATCAGATTCATATCATACTCACGCTCCAGGCGTTCTTGTATGATTTCCATATGCAACATACCCAAAAAGCCACAACGAAACCCCAGACCCAAGGCCTGGGAGGTTTCCGGCTCATAGAACAATGCCGCATCATTGAGGCGTAGCTTCGCCAGAGCATCCCGCAAGTCCTCATAGTCTTCCGAACTGATGGGAAACAAACCGGCAAATACTTGCGGCTTAATGGGCTTAAACCCCGGTAGAGGTTTTTGGGCGGGATTATCTACTGCGGTAATGGTATCCCCTACGGGAACACCGTTAATATCTTTAATGCCGGAGATAATATATCCCACGTCACCTGCGCGCAGTTCCGGCAAGTCTTTGCGCTTAGGCGTAAACACACCGACTTTATCCACCAAATGGCTATTACCGGTGGACATCACTTTCATTTTCTGACCTTTGCGCAAACACCCATGCATCACTCTGACTAAGGAAATAACACCCAGGTAACTATCGAACCATGAATCTATAATCAGCGCCTGCAAAGGTCCATCCTCATTGCCCTTTGGCGGCGGAATCCGTGCGACCAATTGTTCCAGCAGATTATCCACGCCGATACCGGTTTTAGCACTGACCTCGACGGCATCGGCGGCTTCGATACCGATAATGTCTTCGATTTCGTGTTTAACCCGTTCCGGGTCGGCAGCCGGCAAGTCAATTTTATTAAGTACCGGTACTACTTCCAAGCCTTGCTCAGTTGCGGTATAACAATTCGCCACGCTTTGAGCCTCTACGCCTTGAGAAGCATCCACCACCAACAATGCACCTTCACAGGCCGCCAGTGAGCGGGACACTTCATAGGAGAAATCCACATGTCCTGGGGTGTCGATAAAATTTAATTGATAAGTGTTGCCATCTTTGGCCTTGTAGTTAAGTGTGACACTTTGGGCTTTGATGGTTATGCCCCGCTCCCTTTCCAGGTCCATGGAATCCAGAACCTGTTCTGCCATTTCCCGTGCTTCCAAGCCGCCACACATCTGGATAAACCGGTCCGCAATGGTGGACTTACCATGATCTATGTGAGCGATAATGGAGAAATTTCTAATATATTGCATATAGGACATGCATTAACCCGCAAGGCTGTTTCATTTGATAACTTATTCATTTAACCGAGATTTTCACTTTCGGTATTCCCGGAACCGCGCTATTGTAAATCAAATTGGCGCCACCACCTAATGGCAACGTTTGCTGCATGATAATTTGGGGAAGAGGATTGGCGGGTCCCTGTGTGCAACAAAGACCCGCTGAGGTGACTACTTCTCTGTAATTTTCAGAGCTAAAAACTCCGGGTCGCCACGACGTTGGATCAGCAATGGCACAGATTTACCGCTTGGTAAATCTTCTGCTATCTCTTTGAAATTTTTAGCATTCTTTATGTCTTTGTTCTGCAACATCAAAATGACATCCCCCTTACGGACGCCTGCTTTTCGGGCCGGACCGTTACCAATCTCTTTAACTATCACCCCGTTTTCCTTAATTTCCAAACGCTTACGCTCCTCTGCTGTAAGATCGGCCACCACCACGTTGAGCTTATTATCCGCTAAACGTTCCGGTTTTTGGGGTGCCGCAGCTATCTTGGTATCTTCATCAGGCAACTCACCAATTTTTATGCTTAGTTGCTTTGTCTTACCCTTTCGCAAAACTTCCACATCGACATTTTTACCCACCGGAGTTAAACCCACCAAAGGGGGCAAATTTGAGGATCGCACAATGTCCCTGCCATTAAATTTTGTCACAATATCGCCCACTTCAAACCCATATTTTTCCGCCGGACTATTGGGGAGCACTTTGGCAATCAAGGCGCCCCTGGGTTTATCCATACCAAAGGATGGCGCTAATTCCCGAGTAACATCCTGAATCAGGACACCGAGCCAACCCCGGGCCACATGCCCGGAAGTTTTCAACTGATCCACAATGTTCATAACCATGTTAATGGGTATAGCAAAAGACAACCCCATAAAACCGCCGGTGCGACTGTAGATTTGGGAATTAATACCAATGACCTTACCATCCAAATTGAACAAAGGGCCGCCCGAGTTACCCGGATTAATTGCAACATCGGTTTGGATAAAAGGTACATAGTTTTCACGGGGCAGACTCCGGCCCTTGGCACTGACTATACCGGCTGTCACTGAGTGATCAAAACCAAAAGGCGAACCTATGGCCAGCACCCATTCACCCACTTTTAACTTATCCGAGTCGCCGATTTTGACCACGGGCAGGTTTTTTGCTTTCACTTTCAAAACCGCCAAATCGCTGCGCTGATCACTCCCTACCAACGTGGCCTCCAACTCTCGACGGTCATTGAGACGAACAATCACTTCATTGGCGTCTTTGATAACGTGGTAGTTGGTTAACACATAACCGTCTTCAGAGATAATAAATCCTGAGCCCAGAGATTTAGAATCGAAATCATCGGAATCCCCGCCACCCGGACCACCTTCTTCACCGAAGAAATGTCGGAAAAGATCACCAAAGGGGCCTTCGGGGACTTCTCCAGGAGCAGGCATTTTGTGTTTGGGTGTACGCGGTGGATGCTTTATTTTCTGAGTGGTACTGATGTTAACCACAGCGGCTCCATATTTTTCTACCAAACGCGTAAAATCCGGTAAGTCCCTGGCTTGTGCCGGTATCGCCAATAGGCAAACAACTACAAAACTCAACACTTTCATCATAGATTTAGCCAACACTGTTTCTCCTGCATAAAATTCCAAGCACTATCCAGAGCCATCGCCCTATCCGTTGACAGAGCTTTTCACCCGCAACGGGTCAGTTACCAACCGTAATAGAACCGGCTGATAACGCCTATCCAATCGGATAGAAAATCCGAAATACCTTAACCACACCGCACCCAATCCCAAACCGAGCAGCGCCAAAATGACCGTGACGAGTTCCGACTGCAATAACAATTGCTGTTGCAACACCTCACCTAACAGTCCAAAACCAAACATCACCAGCAAGGGAACGATGTAAACCGCCACAGAACCCTTGATTAAGGCCTGCTCTTCCAAACCAATGACAACCCGGTCCCCCTCACTTACCGATAGGGTTTTCAATACGGCCAAACGCTTTTGCCGGGATTGAAAATAGTCACCTATAATGGCTGTACCACATCCCTTGTTTACCGCACACTGACCACAAACGCTTTTTTGTTCGGTTTGCACCCAAACCAGATCCCGATCCAATTTCACCACCGTGGCATTTTGCTCGATCATTTTTGTGTGTGGTTAAGCGAACCGGCAATAAATTTCACCGTTTCATGGGGTACTTCTCCCACCACGGTCACCTGGTGATTATCATATTTTGAGCCGTAGATATTGACAGCACCTTTTCTAAAAGCACCTGCATATCCTTGGTTTTCAGCACCTATATCCTCTATATAGATGGAAATAGACGCAAGCCCATCACTGATAACCAGATGTTCCGCCGATTGATCACTGTTTTGAATTTGTTGGATGTAGTGTCCGGTCACCATAAATCCATTTGGTAACTGCTTCACTTCCCAGTTAGCGTTCACGGAGGGGGCTCGATCATCTTTTTTATTATGGTGCCAAGTGTATGCCTCCCCGGATACACCCGGGTTAAGCATAGTATCGGGAATATTTTTTAACACTTCGATGTTCACAAACATCATTTGCTCCAGCGGTTTACCGGATTCTGTCAATTCTGATTTAAGCAATAAGCCACTGCTTTGGTCCACCCAGAGACGGTAACCATAGCGGTATTGGTCCTTGGGCTGAATCAGGATAATATGAGTTTGGCGTCCGGCAACCCTATCCGTACCCCCAAGCAGAATATTATATACCCCGACAAAATCACCGATGTTTTTTGACAATTTAGCAAATAGATGACTGTTGAAACGTCGTTGACGCACTACCACTGAGCGGCTATCGGGTAAATAACTGGTCACCACATCATTTTTTCGGATCACTTCTCTGGGCGCACCGCTTAAATGCACCAAACGCTCATATTCGCCATTTTTGTCTTTCTTGTGAATCAACTGCATGGATTCCAACTGACCGTCATGGCTATACACCAGGGTTCCATGATAGTTCAGGGTCTTTAAAGCTTCTCCCATTTGATTTAAGTATGTCACGGGATCGGGTTGATCCGCCCATGCTGCAGGAAATCCCGCCAGGAAAAGAAACAATAATTTCACTTATTTCGCCCGCACTTATTTCGCCTGAGTACTGCTCGGACTGACTACGATTCTCGCATAGGGCATCACTCCCTGAATGTGAGAGCGAGTTACGGTTTGGTTATGGTCCACCAGATATTTATTCAACTGGGGATTATATTGGGTGGCATTTGCCGGAATAGGACTCATGGGAAGGGCTCCCGTAGCCGCCGTTGACGGCGCGGGATTCAATCGGACAAACTCAGTGCTATCAGGCATTTCGGCAACTTGGGGTGCCGTACTGTCGGTGGTAAACATTTGTACACTCACAACAGTGGCAACCGCCACGGAAGCCGCTATGGCAATTCCGGAAACTTTCCGCATCAATGGTGCTACAAAATTCGGTAAACTTCTGGGGGCTAGAACGGTAGGTTCGGATTCGAGTTGCTGACTGACGGAGAGGTATAAATCGGGGTTGAGAGTTTTGGGTAAGTTGTGGCGCATAGCATCACTGATCAGATGATAACGTTGCCAGCGTTGTTTCAGTTCCGGGTCCGCATGTAAACGATCCACCAGATGGTCACAATCTTTTAGTTCTCCATCCACGAATGCTGAGAACTGTTCTTCAAATGTCTTCGTCATATTACAAGCCCACCGTATCAATCCTGACTTACTCAGTCTCTTTCTAATAAAGGTTTCAGAATCTTGTCTATGGCTTCCCGTGCCCTGAATATCCGAGAACGGACTGTGCCTACCGGACATTCCATCGCTTCTGCGATCTCTTCATAACTCATGCCGTCAATCTCACGCAAGGTGATAGCGGTCTTCAAATCTTCCGGCAAACTATCAATCGTTGACAATATCGCTGATTCAATTTCGTCTCGGTTCAACAAACCTTCAGGGGTCTCCTGCTCTTTTAATGCAGACTGCCCTTCAAACTGTTCAGCATCCTGTACATCGATATCCACATTCGGTAACCGCCTGCCTTGCGCAACCAAATGATTCTTAGCCGTATTTATCGCTATGCGATACATCCAGGTGTAAAAAGCGCTGTCACCCCGGAAGTTTGGTAATGCCCGGTAAGCCTTAATGAAGGCTTCCTGGGAAACATCCTGTGCCTCGACAACGTCTTTTACATATCGGGTTATCAATTTTACAACTTTGTGCTGATACTTCAGTACCAGTAAGTCAAAAGCTGATTTATCGCCTTTCTTCACCCGATCGACAAGCGACTGATCTGTATTCCGTTCGCCCATTTGGGCCAAACCCCTTCTGGAAGTAGGGCGAACTCGTTAACTCTACCAGGGTAGACAATAGCCTATCTGGTTAGTTCGCCAAAAATTTATTCTTTTACCGTTTACGGACCCTACGGGGCAACCCGGTAGACTAAAAACAGTAATGATAAGCAATATTTCACTCACTTGCGAATTTTACTTAGCAGATTATTGTAATATCATGCAGTTGAGCGCGCTATCGTAGAATTCACACCATGCATCAGGCAAACATATTTGACATACTTATTATTGGCAGCGGTTCTGCGGGCTTGAGCGCCGCTTTGCATCTGGATCCACAAACCCGCGTGGCCATATTATCCAAAGGTGAATTGAATGCGGGCAGTACCTCATTCGCCCAAGGGGGTATTTCCGCCGTTCTGGACCCTATGGACTCCATCCAATCCCATATTCAGGATACACTGAATGCCGGTGGCGGCCTGTGCAACGAATCGGTGGTCCGATATGTAGTGGAGCACGCCAAAGACCAGATACAGTGGCTCATTGATTTGGGTATGCCTTTCACCCAAGATGAAAACCAAGGCTACCACCTGACGCGCGAAGGTGGTCACAGCCATCGCCGCGTCATTCACACGGCAGACATTACCGGAAAGGCCTTATCCCAGACCCTGACCGCCGGCGTAGAGCAACGGGACAATATTCAGGTATTTGCCAATCACATTGCCATAGACCTGATTACCGGAGCCAAATTGGGCTTGCACTCCAACCGGGTATACGGCGCTTATGTGCTGGACCTGAACTCAGGGCAAACTCGCGTCATTCAGGCCAAAGCCATCATTATTGCCACCGGCGGTGCCAGCAAAGCCTATTTGTATACCAGCAATCCGGACGTATCCACCGGCGACGGCATTGCCATGGCCTGGCGTGCCGGTTGCCGGGTGGCTAATATGGAATTTATCCAGTTTCACCCCACATGCCTATACCATCCGCATGCTAAGTCCTTTCTCATTTCCGAGGCAGTACGTGGCGAAGGGGGCAGACTGCTGTTGCCGGATGGCAGCTCTTTCATGGATAAGGTGGATCCCAGAGGCGAATTGGCTCCACGTGATATTGTCGCTAGAGCCATCGACCATGAGATGAAGCGCCAAGGCCTGGATTGTGTCTATCTGGATATTAGCTTCAAATCCAGACAATTCATTCAAAGCCACTTCCCTAATATTTACGAACGCTGTTTGCGCTTTGGTTTTGACCTGAGTCGTCAACCCATACCCGTGGTACCCGCCGCCCATTACACTTGTGGCGGCATTATGACCGACATCAACGGCTTAACGGACATCGATAACCTCTATGCCGTGGGTGAAGCCACCTGCACCGGACTGCATGGCGCAAACCGCATGGCCAGCAACTCCCTATTGGAGTGCCTGGTTTTTGGAGCCGCCGCAGCTAAACATATCAACCAGTACATGGACAAAACCCGGGACTTACCCCAATTACCGGAATGGGACGAAAGTCGGGTCACCAATTCAGACGAAGAAATCGTTGTGGCACATAACTGGGACGAATTGCGTCGATTTATGTGGGATTATGTCGGAATCGTCAGAACCAATAAGCGCCTGCAACGGGCGATGCGTCGTATCAATATGCTGGAACGTGAAATTCACGAATACTACAGCAATTTTAAAATAAGCAACGATTTACTGGAACTGCGCAATCTGGTGACGGTATCCAAGCTGATCGTATTATCTGCTCTGGCCAGAAAAGAGAGCCGTGGTTTACACTACACGCTGGATTATCCCCAACTGGACAACAGCATGGCACCACAAAACACTGTGTTAAAACCGCCTAACTTTCTGCCACTTGAAATGCCAACGTCTTCAAAATCACCCGAAGCCTCCTGAAGGGCTCAACTGGTAATGAGTCGGGCAGAATTACCACATTGAAACGTTGATTTTGCTCCGTTTTAAACTGCAAAACGACCAGCTGAAGATGCACAAAGCTGCCCGGCAACAATTGCGCAATTTGATCCGTATGCTCCCGTGTATGCAACAGCCATTTGTTACTACCCAAGTACCGGATGGCATGAACCCTGTCGCTACGCACAAACACCGGCAAGGACCACCCACTCAACCAGCCCATGCCGGTCAGGGCTCGCATCCAAACCACAAAGACAAAGGTAATGCAGAGAATCTTTGCGGCATAGGATAGATCCAAGGAAACAGGAAATACAATGGCACCCAGTGCCAACAGATTTAGAGCGGCGGCTGCAATCCGCGAGGGTTGCAGCTCAATTGAAAGCTGAGCGGCGTAT
This region of Gammaproteobacteria bacterium genomic DNA includes:
- a CDS encoding DegQ family serine endoprotease, with product MMKVLSFVVVCLLAIPAQARDLPDFTRLVEKYGAAVVNISTTQKIKHPPRTPKHKMPAPGEVPEGPFGDLFRHFFGEEGGPGGGDSDDFDSKSLGSGFIISEDGYVLTNYHVIKDANEVIVRLNDRRELEATLVGSDQRSDLAVLKVKAKNLPVVKIGDSDKLKVGEWVLAIGSPFGFDHSVTAGIVSAKGRSLPRENYVPFIQTDVAINPGNSGGPLFNLDGKVIGINSQIYSRTGGFMGLSFAIPINMVMNIVDQLKTSGHVARGWLGVLIQDVTRELAPSFGMDKPRGALIAKVLPNSPAEKYGFEVGDIVTKFNGRDIVRSSNLPPLVGLTPVGKNVDVEVLRKGKTKQLSIKIGELPDEDTKIAAAPQKPERLADNKLNVVVADLTAEERKRLEIKENGVIVKEIGNGPARKAGVRKGDVILMLQNKDIKNAKNFKEIAEDLPSGKSVPLLIQRRGDPEFLALKITEK
- a CDS encoding sigma-E factor negative regulatory protein, encoding MTKTFEEQFSAFVDGELKDCDHLVDRLHADPELKQRWQRYHLISDAMRHNLPKTLNPDLYLSVSQQLESEPTVLAPRSLPNFVAPLMRKVSGIAIAASVAVATVVSVQMFTTDSTAPQVAEMPDSTEFVRLNPAPSTAATGALPMSPIPANATQYNPQLNKYLVDHNQTVTRSHIQGVMPYARIVVSPSSTQAK
- the era gene encoding GTPase Era, with the protein product MFKSGYVAIIGRPNVGKSTLLNTLLGQKISITAHKPQTTRHRIIGIKNQVEEQVVYVDTPGMHLGAKRAINRHMNRAADSALHDVDIIVLLLDRTKWTDEDQLVLDKLKKQKLPVIAVINKVDKLKSKDDLLPYLQQLTEKYPFHQIIPLSAKTAEGVQILETHIRQLLPSGPPLFPEDQITDRSERFIAAELVREKLLRRLGDEVPHYLTVEIEKFSFKESVRHISALIWVEREGQKAIVIGKKGEVLKKVGEAARKDMELLFDGKVFLQLWVKVKQGWSDNERALRSLGYHDDE
- the lepA gene encoding translation elongation factor 4, translated to MSYMQYIRNFSIIAHIDHGKSTIADRFIQMCGGLEAREMAEQVLDSMDLERERGITIKAQSVTLNYKAKDGNTYQLNFIDTPGHVDFSYEVSRSLAACEGALLVVDASQGVEAQSVANCYTATEQGLEVVPVLNKIDLPAADPERVKHEIEDIIGIEAADAVEVSAKTGIGVDNLLEQLVARIPPPKGNEDGPLQALIIDSWFDSYLGVISLVRVMHGCLRKGQKMKVMSTGNSHLVDKVGVFTPKRKDLPELRAGDVGYIISGIKDINGVPVGDTITAVDNPAQKPLPGFKPIKPQVFAGLFPISSEDYEDLRDALAKLRLNDAALFYEPETSQALGLGFRCGFLGMLHMEIIQERLEREYDMNLITTAPTVIYEVESTKGEVIYVDNPVKLPEPNYIREIREPIIVASILVPQEYLGNVIGLCEEKRGVQKKLLYLGNQISLDYELPMNEVVLDFFDRLKSVSRGYASLDYHFVRFSTADLVKLDILINGDRVDALAVIVHRSQAHYRGRELAEKMREIIPRQMFEVAIQAAIGSHIIARTNVKALRKNVTAKCYGGDMTRKRKLLEKQKAGKKRMKQLGSVEIPQEAFLAVLHVGKK
- the recO gene encoding DNA repair protein RecO encodes the protein MTKFSRVTLQPAYVIHSRAYRDTSLIVTAMSPEHGRVALVARGAKSARSRNYALLQPFQPLLLSWSGQGELMNLTAVEPQGTAMALRGRALVCGLYLNEVIVRCVHEAEGQIELFSQYDSALRLLCGAATDLQLQGVLRVFEIQLLDNLGYGLSLTYDVSGATVATDACYDYQMDRGPVPHAEPEIAGVRVSGRTLQVLAQGSLLEEVDPVVFKEAKTLLRYALSRLLGDKPLMSRELLRSSL
- a CDS encoding MucB/RseB C-terminal domain-containing protein is translated as MKLLFLFLAGFPAAWADQPDPVTYLNQMGEALKTLNYHGTLVYSHDGQLESMQLIHKKDKNGEYERLVHLSGAPREVIRKNDVVTSYLPDSRSVVVRQRRFNSHLFAKLSKNIGDFVGVYNILLGGTDRVAGRQTHIILIQPKDQYRYGYRLWVDQSSGLLLKSELTESGKPLEQMMFVNIEVLKNIPDTMLNPGVSGEAYTWHHNKKDDRAPSVNANWEVKQLPNGFMVTGHYIQQIQNSDQSAEHLVISDGLASISIYIEDIGAENQGYAGAFRKGAVNIYGSKYDNHQVTVVGEVPHETVKFIAGSLNHTQK
- the rnc gene encoding ribonuclease III, whose translation is MGVLDYQFKEPLWLEEALTHRSKQAGNNERLEYLGDSILGFLIAEHLYLRFTRATEGELSRSRSSLVKGETLAKLARKLDLGDYLQLGPGELKSGGFRRNSTLADAFEAVVGAVYMDGGMEAVRDFVQNHFQELLNSLSIDESLKDPKTQLQEYLQSRKMQLPLYSILSQEGSVHEQVFEVECFVETLSHRTSGAGSSRRKAEQVAAKQMLEFIHSHK
- a CDS encoding SoxR reducing system RseC family protein, whose product is MIEQNATVVKLDRDLVWVQTEQKSVCGQCAVNKGCGTAIIGDYFQSRQKRLAVLKTLSVSEGDRVVIGLEEQALIKGSVAVYIVPLLVMFGFGLLGEVLQQQLLLQSELVTVILALLGLGLGAVWLRYFGFSIRLDRRYQPVLLRLVTDPLRVKSSVNG
- the lepB gene encoding signal peptidase I, which codes for MHLDFPAVMVLAVLITGIIWAIDAFVFAPKRRRRADSLQLNDSGPDETLDEARERVSKEPILVEYSRSLFPVILIVLVLRSFLVEPFRIPSGSMMPTLLAGDFILVNKFAYGIRLPVLDTKIIDVGSPQRGDVAVFRYPEDPSIDYIKRIIGLPGDRVEYRDKVVYINGEEMPQSGNTVYLGVGQGVAMSGAKMTTEQLDTLSHSVLINHHRPADDLTFTVPENSYFVLGDNRDNSKDSRYWGTVPEANLVGRAFMIWFNWDGAVDGYISWDRIGTSIQ
- a CDS encoding DUF4845 domain-containing protein — protein: MRNIKTQMGLTAISMAFLLVVGGFAVLVALRLIPVYLEDFNVKSHVAKLNANPGLAEMTDEEILSTLSKRLGVDNVKNVNLDEHVEIVRDGATTTVVVNYEVRRPLLGNVDAVVRFTTDEDAKVDGKESQ